GTCATAGATCGGCAGAAGCTGCTTCGACACGCCCATCGTGATCGGGTAAAGCCGCGTGCCCGAGCCGCCGGCCAAGATGATGCCCTTGCGCTGTGTCATATGCCTAGCTCCTTGAGAACGGCGCGCAGACCGGCGCGCCAATCGGGCGGTTCGATACCGAAATCTGTCGCAAGAGCCGCGCAATCGAGCCGGCTGTTCAGCGGGCGCTGCGCGGGTGTCGGATAGTCCGAGGTCGGAATCGACGTCAGGGCAACGTCCCGGCCCACCATGCGGAAGATCTCGGCGGCGAAATCGTGCCAGCTGACCGCCGGCGTGCCCGCGAAATGATAGATGCCGCCGGGCTGTCCGCTTGTCATGGCGCCCGCCATGGTCAGGAGTGCCTCGGCGATGGCAGCGGCGGGGGTAGGCCCACCGATCTGATCGCCGACCACGCTCAGCGCATCGCGCGTCTCGGACAGGCGCAGCATCGTCTTGACGAAGTTCGCGCCATGCGCCGAAAATACCCAAGACGTGCGCAGGATCGCCGCGTTCGCGCCGGATGCGCGCACTGCCTCCTCGCCCGCCAGCTTGCTGCGGCCATAGGCGTTGATCGGGGCGGTGGCATCGTCCGTCTGCCATGGCGCCTCACCCTGCCCGTCAAAGACGTAATCGGTCGAGATATGCAGAAACGGGATACCCAGATCGGCACAGGCGCGCGCCATTGCTCCGGGCGCCTCGGCGTTGATGGTACGGGCCAGCGCGTCTTCATCCTCGGCGCGGTCGACGGCGGTGTAGGCAGCGGCGTTGATCACGCAGTCGGGACGCGCGACATGGATGGCGGCGGCGCAGGCTGCGGGATCCGACAGATCCGCCTCCGCGCGGCCCAGCGCGGTGACCATACCCGCGCGCTGCAATTCACGGGCGACCTGCCCGGTTCGGCCAAAGACGAGGATGCTCATGGCGCGGTGCCCAGCCGCGTGCCGACGCCCGCGCGCGCTTGCAAGGGGCGCCACCAATCCTCGTTCGCCAGATACCATTCGACCGTGCACCTCAGCCCCTCCTCGACCGTGACGGAAGGGCGCCAACCCAATTCGCGCCGGATGCGCGACGGGTCGATCGCATAGCGCGCGTCATGGCCGGGACGGTCAGCGACGAAGGTGATCAGATCGCTGAACGGGCGGCCATCACCGCGCGGCGCCAGATCGTCCAGAATATCGCAGAGCGTCTGGACCAGCTCCAGATTGCTGCGCTCGTTCTCGCCGCCGATGGCATAGCTGCGCCCGACACGGCCCTGCCCCAGAACGGTCAGCAGCGCATCGGCGTGATCCTCCACATAAAGCCAGTCGCGCACGTTCGAGCCGTCGCCGTAGATCGGCAGGGGCTTGCCCGCGAGCGCGCTGAGGATGACGACCGGGATCAGCTTCTCGGGGAAGTGATAGGGGCCATAATTGTTCGAGCAATTGGTCAGCAGAATGGGCAGGCCGTAGGTCTCGGCCCAGGCGCGTACCAGATGATCGGACGCCGCCTTGGACGCCGAATAGGGGCTGCGCGGATCATAGGGCGTCTCTTCGGTAAAGCGGGTGCCGGGATCTGCGGGCAGGCTGCCGAAAACCTCGTCGGTCGAGACGTGGTGAAAGCGGAAGCCTTCGGGCCGTCCGGCGGCCTGCCAATAGCCGCGCGCGGCCTCGAGCAGCGTGTAGGTGCCGGTGATATTCGTGTCGATGAAAGTGCCCGGCCCATCGATGGAGCGGTCGACATGGCTCTCGGCGGCGAGGTGCAGGATGGCGTCGGGCGCGTGGTCGGCCAAGATCCGGTCCAGCGCGGCGCGGTCGCGGATATCCGCATGCTCAAAGCGGTAGTGCGGGCTCTCCTCGACGCTGGCGACGTTCGCGAGGCAGGCGGCATAGGTCAACGCATCAAGATTGACGACGTCATGCCCCCGCGCCACCGCCTGCCGCACCACGGCAGAGCCGATGAAACCCGCACCGCCCGTGACCAAGAGCTTCATGTGATATCCTTCATCGCAAAGGGGCTGGAGAAGGCATCCAGAGGCGGCGCGACCGCGTCCTTCTCGGACAGGATAGGTTCAGCGCTCAGACCCCAATCTATGCCGCAGCTGTCCCAATGGATCGCGCCGTCCGACGCGGCGTCGTAGAAATCCGAGCATTTATAGACAATCTCGGTATCGTCCTCGCGCGTTACGAAACCGTGTGCAAAACCCTCGGGCACCAGAAGCTGCCGTCCGTTCTCGGCGCTCAGCTCGACCGCGACCCATTGGCCGTAGCGCGGGCTGCCCGCACGGATATCGATGGCGACGTCCAGAAACCTCCCGCGGCCGCAGCGCACCAATTTGGCCTGCGCATGGGGCGGTGCCTGAAAATGCAGGCCACGCAGGGTCCCGGCATGGGCGGAAACGGAATGGTTGTCCTGGACGAAGTCCACGTCCAGCCCCGCTTCGGCCATACGCGTCTTGTTCCACGTCTCGGCAAAGAAGCCGCGCGCGTCTTCAAAGCGGCGCGGCGTCAGGATCAGAATCTCGGGAAGAGCTGTTTTTTCGATCTGCATAAACAACTCCTTTATCTTTATTCCGCACGATGAACCAGAATAGTGCGGCCAGATTTTGGCAGCACCGGCCCCTTAATGCCACGGGCGCGCCGGAAACACGACCGGAGGCACGAGTGTCAATGATTTGCCGCGATAGTTTCACGCAAGACAGCTGCGCGCAAAGCCGGGGCGATCCTGCAAAAAGCAGCGGATCACGCCTTGTTGCGGTGGTTGTCACCCATAATCGGCTGTCGCAGCTAAAGACCACTTTGGCGCAGCTGCTGGCATCTCCTGCACATGAGTTGCAGGCAATCCTTGTGATCGACAACGCAGCAACTGACGGCACTTCGACATGGCTTGCCCGGCAGCGCGACAGGCGCCTCATCGTGCACCGCGTCGGCACCAATGTCGGTGGTGCGGGTGGCTTTTCCATCGGGATCGCGTTGGCGCAGGAACGCTTTGATCCCGATTGGGTGGTGGTCATGGATGATGACGCACGCCCGACGCCCGGCGCGCTGGCGGCATTTCACGCACGCGACAAGACCGGAATCGACGCTGTTGCAGCGGCCGTCCGCTTTCCCGACGGCCGCATCTGCGAGATGAACAGACCTGCCCGTAATCCGTTCTGGAGCGCGCGCGCCTTTCTCGACACAGCACTAAAGGGGCGTCGCGGGTTTCACTTGGGCGCCGAGGCGTATCGGAGCCGCGCGACCACCTCCATCGATGTGACCTCCTTCGTCGGCTTCTTCATCTCGCGCCAGGGAATGGCGCGCGCCGGTCTGCCCGATCCGGGGTTGTTCCTTTACGGGGATGACGGCCTTTATACGCTGGGCTTGCGCAACGCGGGCGGGCGCATGGTCTTTGATCCCACTGTCCGGTTCGAGCATGATTGCAGCACATTCGCGGCTGAGCAGCGCGGACGCTTCGTGCCGCTATGGAAGGTCTATTATTACCACCGCAACCTTCTGCTGCTCTACCGTCTGGCCGCCGGCTGGATGTTTTGGCCTGCGCTGGCGGTGATCCTTCCGAAATGGCTCTGGAAGGCGCGGGTTCACGGGGGCGATCGCGCAGTCTTTTTGTCCCTTATGCTGCGCGCTGTCCGGGACGGCCTGCTACGAACCACCGACGTGCCGCATGACAGTGTTCTGGGCTGGGCGCGCCGCCCACGCCGGCTTAGTGGTTCAGGATATCGCGGTGATAGCGCCGCAGCAAAACCGTGCCCAGAAACAGCACGGTAAGGCAGGTGCAGATCACATACAGCTCTGAAATGTAGCTGGGCGAGTATGTCGAATAAAAGCCCTGCCGCATGAGCCCGGTGATGTGGATCAGCGGATTGTACCAAAGAAATCCCTGCACGCTGGCCGGCACATCCTCGTAGGTAAAGAGCACACCCGATGCGATGAAAAGCGGCCGGGTCACGATGGACCAGATCGTCTCCCACGCGCCGAAGAGGCCCAGCAAAACACAATTGAGCACACCCACCGCTAGGCCCATCAGCAGCGTCAGCCCGATCACTTTCAGGATGGGCGCGATGTCCAGCAGCACATGCGCGTCGACGAATACCGTGATCAGACTGAGCACGACATAGGCGACAAGAATGCCCACCAGCGCGTTCAGCACGAAACGCGCGAGCACCGCATCCCCCCATGTAACCACGGGATATTGCATCAGCGGCTTCGAGAAATTCAGCGCCCGCGCGACGGTGGTCGAGACGTTTTGATAAAGGTTAAACGGCACAAATCCGGTTGCGTAAAACAAAATGAAACTTGTTCCGAGCGATGGTGTCCTCAGGAGCAACGAAAATGCCAGCGACAGAATCAGCACACCGCCCAGCGGCTCGAGTATCGCCCAGAGATATCCGCCCGGTGATCGGCCATAGCGCGTCGACATCTCGCGCAGCATCAGCGCCGAGACGATGCGGGCCGTGCGATGCGACCGCGCTACGCCCGATCCGGGGGCCACAGGATGCGGCGCGGGGCGCGCGCCGGAGGGGGAGAGAGGGTCCGTGACAGACATGAGAGGCAATCCAATCCTATCGCTTGGGCGGCAATCGACCTCGGAAACGCTAGGTCCATCAGATTTAGAATGGTTTAAGAATTGACACAAAAAGATCAAAATCCGACCGCTCTGAAAAAGACGAGCCCGCCCGATCCCAAGCCCACTGCGTCGCATGACAAGCGTCGCCCGGCGCCGCAGACCAAACCCGGTGCGCCAGCCAACAATCATGCACCTCCGCGCGTAGAGATCCGCCCGGTGGCAAGCCCCGCGCGTATTAAGAAACGCCATCGCTGGGTGCTTCTGGGCTTCGCGAATTTCGTACTTTTGCCGCTCTGCCTTGTGGGGCTCTACCTTGCCACAGCAGCCAAGGATCGCTTTGCCTCGACCGCAGGCTTCACCGTTCGGCAGGAGGAAGGCGCAAGCGCCAGCGATCTCTTGGGCGGGCTGGCCAGCTTTGCGGGCGGGCGCGGCACCGGCGACAGCGAGATCCTCTACGAGTTCATCCGCAGCCAGGCCATCATCCGCCGCATCGACGCGGCGCGGGGCCTGCGCGCCTATTATGCCCAGCACTGGGACCAGGATCCGGTGTATTCGCTCTGGCCCGATGCGTCGATCGAGGATCTGGAGTGGTTCTGGGACCGCGTCGTGCGCGCCTCCTTTGATCAATCCAGCGGCCTGATCGAGATCGAGGTGCTGGCCTTCGATCCTCAGATGGCACAGACCATCGCATCTGACATCGTACGCGAGAGCCAGGACATGGTGAACGCCTTGAACCAGCGCGCGCGCACCGATGCCATCAGCTATGCCGCCGCCGACCTCACCGAGGCGGAAAAGCGTCTGAAAACAATCCGCGCGGAGGTGACACGATTTCGCACGCGCACGCAGATCGTCGATCTTCAGTCAGATATCCAAGGCCGGATGGGCGTGATGAACAATCTGCAACAACAGCTGGCAACCGAACTCGTCGAATTTGACGAGCTGACCGGCACGACGCGCGCCGACGATCCACGCGTCAGCCAAGCCATGCGCCGCATCGAGGTGATCCGCGACCGCATCGCGCAAGAGCGGCAGGATTTCGCAACCACCGAAGTCACCGAGACGGGCGAAGATTATCCCAGCCTGATCTCCGAATTCGAGGGCCTTGTCGTAGAGCGCGAATTCGCCGAGCAGACCTACCGCGCCGCACTTGCCGCGCGCGACGCGGCCCAGGGCGAGGCAATCCGCCAGAGCAGATACCTCGCCGCCTATATCGAGCCGACACTTGCCGAAGAGCCGGAATATCCCCGCCCCTTTGTCATCTTCGGGCTGGCCGCGCTGATCCTTGTGTTGGGCTGGGGCGTAATCGTTCTGATCTACTATTCCCTGCGCGACCGCGCGTGATTAAGGGACCGGGCGCAGCATGATCCGTTTTGAGAATCTCAGCAAAAGCTTCATGGTCGGACGCGAGCGCAGATGCGTCATCGACAATTTGAACCTCACGCTACCTACCGGATCGTCACTGGCGCTTTTGGGCCGGAACGGTGCGGGCAAATCGACCCTGATGCAGATCATTGCGGGTATCATGCGCCCCGACAGCGGCCGGGTGATCAGCGACGGGTCCATCTCGTGGCCTGTGTCCTTCGGCGGCTCGTTCCACGGCGATCTGACAGGCGCGCAAAACGTGCGTTTCGTCGCGCGTACTTACGGCGTCGACACGGACAGCCTGATCGCCTTCGTTGAGGACTTCGCCGAATTGGGCAAGCATTTCCACATGCCGGTCCGGACCTATTCGGCAGGGATGAAATCGCGGCTCACCTTCGGCACGTCGATGGGTATCCGCTTTGACACCTATCTGGTGGACGAGGTGACAGCGGTGGGCGACGCCGCGTTCAAGCGAAAAAGCCAAGCCGTCTTTCGCCACCGCATGAAGACCAGCAGTGCCATCCTCGTCAGCCACAATATGCAAGAGTTGCGCCAATTCTGCGATGCGGCCCTCATCCTTGACCGCGGAACCTTGACGTATCACGCAGATATCGAGGACGCGATATTGCAGCATCAGGCGCTGATGGCGTCGGCCTGACGACGTTCAAGATCATTAAAATACCCCTAAATTAAGCGTATCATTCGAGCGGCGTTCCCAGATTTCGCCGTGAATTCGATCCGTTGATGACCGCGATAGGATCGCAGGTTTCTCCCGAGTTTAAGGGGGGCAACCATGCCGGGCTTTCAGCATCGCGGACTTTTGGGCCAAGCGGCAGAGTATCTTGAGAGTGACGTGCGGGGTTTCCTGGCCGTGCCGGCCGGGATCATAGCCATTGGTGGCCCCAACGGCGGTCTGAGCACCCTCGTGCCGGCTGCCGGGTCGCTCGCCCGAGTGACGGCGGGAACGGGCTTTGACGGCGGGCCGGGGCGTAGCCTGCGGGGCGAGGCAAACCTGATCGACATCGCGGGCACGCAAGCCGTTGTGATGACGAACAGCACTGGCACTGGCTTGTTGCAATACCGTGTAAATGCGGATGGCTCGCTCGGCGTGGGGGCCAGTGTCGCGGTGCCAGAGCTGGCCGTTGGCGGCCCGCTGACCAGTAGCGCGGGCGGCTACATCTTTGCCGCGCGGGCCGACGGCACCATCGGCACCTTTACCGCAGACGCTTCCGGGCGGCTGCAAGCTATTTCCAGCGTTGCCGACACAGCGCAGACCTATGGCGCCGCGCCTGCGGCGCTACGTATGGTTGAAGTCGCGGGCAAGGAATTTCTGCTGACCTTCTCGCGCAGCGAGGCTGGCGTGACCTCCTATGCCGTCAATCCCGCCAACGGCGCGCTGACGGCCAAAGGATCGCTGGGTGCGCAGGAAGGTTTGGGCATTAACGATACCGCCATCTGCCTCCGTAATGTCGATATCGGCGGGCGCAGCCTCGTCATCGCCGCCTCGATGGATGCGAGCGCCGCGGGCGCCGCGCTTACGGTTCTGGAAATCGACGCCGGAGGCGCGCTGGTGGCACGAGATCACGTGGGCGACTCGCGGGACACGCGCTTTGGCCGGATACAGGGCCTTGAGATTATCGAGCACGAGGGCCGCGCCTACGTCATCGCCGCGGGCGGCGATGACGGCATCAGCCTTCTGACCATGCTGCCGGATGGCAGACTGATCCATCTGGATACGATCGCGCATGACTTGGGGCTAGGCCTCGAGTCGATCAGCGCGATGACCGCGATCAAGGCCGCCGATGCAATTGAGGTCATACTGGCATCGCAGACCAATGCAGGGCTCACGCAGTTTACTGTCTCGCTCGCTCAGCAGGGACAGACGATCTCGGGCAACGCGGCGGTGCAGAATGGCACAGCCCAAGATGATCTGATCATCGGGGGGGACGGCGACAACGCGCTTCTCGGCGGGGCGGGCGACGATATTCTACTCGACGGTGCAGGCAGCGATACGCTGACCGGCGGCGCCGGCCGCGACATTTTTCTGCTCAGCCCGGACGACGCCACCGATGACATCACAGATTTCCAGCTGGGCGAGGACCGCATCGACCTGACCCTGCGCGCCGGTCTTTACAGTCCGAATGATATCGCCATCAGCAGCACCTCGTGGGGCGCGCGCCTGACAATCGGCGACGACGTGACGAATATACGCACCAGCAATGGCACGCGGCTGGAGTTGGAAGATGTGCGCGCCGCGCTCGCCTTCGATCTTGAACGTACACCAATCGTTGAAACCAATGACGTCGATCCCCAGGGCTTGCCCCTGCCGAGCCCCGCGGTGACGCTGACTGGCACCGCGGGCCAGGATCGACTGGAAGGCGGGATCGGCGACGACAGCATCGATGGCGAGGATGGCGAAGACGTGCTGATCGGCAATGACGGAAACGATACGATCAAGGGCGGGCGCGGATCGGACAGTATTCTGGGCGGGTCCGGTGACGATCTGTTGCTGGGCGGCAAGGCGCTGGACACGCTGCGCGGCGGCGCAGGCGACGACAGGCTGGAGGGACACAAGGGATTTGATCTGGTCTACGGCGACGCGGGGAACGATACGCTGACCGGGGGACTGCATGCTGATACCCTTTATGGCGGGGACGGCAACGACAGCCTGTTGGGTGAGATGGGGCACGATCTGCTTTATGGCGGGGATGGCAATGACATCCTCGAGGGCGGGGTCGAGTTTGACACGCTGATCGGTGGTGAGGGCGATGACACGCTGCTCGGCGGGGCACATCGTGACACCCTTCAGGGTGGGAACGGCAATGATTTCCTGAACGGTCAGAACGGTTTCGACCTGCTCGAGGGCGGCGCCGGCGACGACACCCTGATCGGAGAAGCGAATGCCGATACGATCTATGGCGGCGATGGCGATGACAGCCTCGACGGAAGTGATGGGTTCGATTTCCTGGATGGCGGGCGCGGCAATGACACCATGTTCGGGGGGGCGAACGCTGACCGCATGTTTGGCCGCGAAGGACATGACGCGCTCTACGGCGAGGTCGGCCATGATCACCTTGAGGGTGGTGCAGGCAACGACCTGCTCAGTGGCGGAATAGATTTTGACACGCTTATTGGAGGGGACGGAAACGACACACTTCTTGGTGGCGCCCATCGCGACACCCTGATCGGAGGGGATGGCGACGATTATCTCAACGGCCAGAACGGATTTGACAGGCTCGAGGGAGGCACCGGTCACGACACGCTGATTGGTGAGGCGAATGCAGATACTCTCATTGGCGGCGCCGGTGATGACAGGTTGGACGGCGGCGAAGGTTTTGATCGGCTGGATGGCGGCACCGGCGATGACACCCTGATCGGCGGCGCGAATGCCGACACTCTGCTGGGCGGCGACGGTGACGATTGGCTTTTTGCCGGGATCGGAAACGATTTCATGCGCGGCGGCGC
This Roseovarius nanhaiticus DNA region includes the following protein-coding sequences:
- the rfbD gene encoding dTDP-4-dehydrorhamnose reductase — encoded protein: MSILVFGRTGQVARELQRAGMVTALGRAEADLSDPAACAAAIHVARPDCVINAAAYTAVDRAEDEDALARTINAEAPGAMARACADLGIPFLHISTDYVFDGQGEAPWQTDDATAPINAYGRSKLAGEEAVRASGANAAILRTSWVFSAHGANFVKTMLRLSETRDALSVVGDQIGGPTPAAAIAEALLTMAGAMTSGQPGGIYHFAGTPAVSWHDFAAEIFRMVGRDVALTSIPTSDYPTPAQRPLNSRLDCAALATDFGIEPPDWRAGLRAVLKELGI
- a CDS encoding sugar transporter, with product MASPARIKKRHRWVLLGFANFVLLPLCLVGLYLATAAKDRFASTAGFTVRQEEGASASDLLGGLASFAGGRGTGDSEILYEFIRSQAIIRRIDAARGLRAYYAQHWDQDPVYSLWPDASIEDLEWFWDRVVRASFDQSSGLIEIEVLAFDPQMAQTIASDIVRESQDMVNALNQRARTDAISYAAADLTEAEKRLKTIRAEVTRFRTRTQIVDLQSDIQGRMGVMNNLQQQLATELVEFDELTGTTRADDPRVSQAMRRIEVIRDRIAQERQDFATTEVTETGEDYPSLISEFEGLVVEREFAEQTYRAALAARDAAQGEAIRQSRYLAAYIEPTLAEEPEYPRPFVIFGLAALILVLGWGVIVLIYYSLRDRA
- the rfbC gene encoding dTDP-4-dehydrorhamnose 3,5-epimerase, encoding MQIEKTALPEILILTPRRFEDARGFFAETWNKTRMAEAGLDVDFVQDNHSVSAHAGTLRGLHFQAPPHAQAKLVRCGRGRFLDVAIDIRAGSPRYGQWVAVELSAENGRQLLVPEGFAHGFVTREDDTEIVYKCSDFYDAASDGAIHWDSCGIDWGLSAEPILSEKDAVAPPLDAFSSPFAMKDIT
- a CDS encoding ABC transporter permease, yielding MSVTDPLSPSGARPAPHPVAPGSGVARSHRTARIVSALMLREMSTRYGRSPGGYLWAILEPLGGVLILSLAFSLLLRTPSLGTSFILFYATGFVPFNLYQNVSTTVARALNFSKPLMQYPVVTWGDAVLARFVLNALVGILVAYVVLSLITVFVDAHVLLDIAPILKVIGLTLLMGLAVGVLNCVLLGLFGAWETIWSIVTRPLFIASGVLFTYEDVPASVQGFLWYNPLIHITGLMRQGFYSTYSPSYISELYVICTCLTVLFLGTVLLRRYHRDILNH
- the rfbB gene encoding dTDP-glucose 4,6-dehydratase, whose protein sequence is MKLLVTGGAGFIGSAVVRQAVARGHDVVNLDALTYAACLANVASVEESPHYRFEHADIRDRAALDRILADHAPDAILHLAAESHVDRSIDGPGTFIDTNITGTYTLLEAARGYWQAAGRPEGFRFHHVSTDEVFGSLPADPGTRFTEETPYDPRSPYSASKAASDHLVRAWAETYGLPILLTNCSNNYGPYHFPEKLIPVVILSALAGKPLPIYGDGSNVRDWLYVEDHADALLTVLGQGRVGRSYAIGGENERSNLELVQTLCDILDDLAPRGDGRPFSDLITFVADRPGHDARYAIDPSRIRRELGWRPSVTVEEGLRCTVEWYLANEDWWRPLQARAGVGTRLGTAP
- a CDS encoding ABC transporter ATP-binding protein, which gives rise to MIRFENLSKSFMVGRERRCVIDNLNLTLPTGSSLALLGRNGAGKSTLMQIIAGIMRPDSGRVISDGSISWPVSFGGSFHGDLTGAQNVRFVARTYGVDTDSLIAFVEDFAELGKHFHMPVRTYSAGMKSRLTFGTSMGIRFDTYLVDEVTAVGDAAFKRKSQAVFRHRMKTSSAILVSHNMQELRQFCDAALILDRGTLTYHADIEDAILQHQALMASA
- a CDS encoding glycosyltransferase, with the translated sequence MICRDSFTQDSCAQSRGDPAKSSGSRLVAVVVTHNRLSQLKTTLAQLLASPAHELQAILVIDNAATDGTSTWLARQRDRRLIVHRVGTNVGGAGGFSIGIALAQERFDPDWVVVMDDDARPTPGALAAFHARDKTGIDAVAAAVRFPDGRICEMNRPARNPFWSARAFLDTALKGRRGFHLGAEAYRSRATTSIDVTSFVGFFISRQGMARAGLPDPGLFLYGDDGLYTLGLRNAGGRMVFDPTVRFEHDCSTFAAEQRGRFVPLWKVYYYHRNLLLLYRLAAGWMFWPALAVILPKWLWKARVHGGDRAVFLSLMLRAVRDGLLRTTDVPHDSVLGWARRPRRLSGSGYRGDSAAAKPCPETAR